From the genome of Sulfurimonas paralvinellae:
TCGAAGACTTTTTGGACCCGGATGACAGCTCAAAAACTGTCGAAGGCTACCCGGCACCAAGACGCGTGTATGTACGACTGATTAAGGATAAGAAATAATGGCAGAAAATGAAGTAAACGAAGAAGATTTAGAACTTGAAGATTATCGGGACGATGAAGAGCAGGTTTTCATTAAGACACATGAAAAAATCAATCAAGATCTTTGCGGAGAGGTCATAAAACTCGAGCAGGGTTATGTTGAACTGCGGCTGACGACAACGCCTGAGATGGTGGCAGATGAAGTAGGGCTCATTCACGGTGGTTTTATCTTCTCATCTGCAGATTATGCGGCTATGCTCGCTGTCAATGAAAGAAATGTCGTACTCGTTGCAAGTGATTGTCAATTTCTCTCACCCGTCAAATTTCATGATGAGGTAAATTTTGTAGCTCGCGTGAGACATAAAGAGGGACGCAAGCGCAATGTTCATGTTGAAGCGTTCGTTCTTGACATCAAAGTCTTTGAAGGAGAGTTCAAAACGGTTGTAACGGAGCGGCATGTGCTAAAACTCAAACTACTCGATGACGAGGACAAAGCAAGCGGTACACGGCCGGAAGAGAAAGAATAAGCTTTATTATACTTAGGCTATTCTCTAAATTCTAAATTTTATTTAGATATTTCTTTAAGCTTTAAAATCGAGTCTTGTCTAATTAGAAACGTTGAACCATCTATTCTCTCAATACGATATGATTTTGGTGTGATTTTTATGCATTTCACATTATTTTCATACTCAATCTCATATTTACCACGCGTATAAACAACGTTATAAAATTTTCCAACATCCATGTATTTATACCTTTTAGTTTAATGTGTAGCTAAACCACTGAGGATACCCATAGTAAAAGCACCTAAAAGTGTAAGAATAATAAATGCGGGAATTGCTGCAATAGCCCATTTAACCATAAACCAAACCATGGAAAAGAAAGGCATTTTTATATCTGTTATAACTACCTCATTTTTAGTAAATACAACTTGATTCTCTGAGTTGCTCATAAAAACTCCTGATTCTTATAGTATAAATAATTAGATGCTCTAAATGAAAGGGATTAACTATTTATGTAATAAATATTCTATCAAAAAGAACTTTGTAAATCAAATAAAAATAAAAAATAAGTGGTCAGGTGACAACTACAACTTTAACGTATCCCTTGTTCATTATTTTCCCGCTGTAAGCAAAAACACCCCAAAATCTCTATGCGGTTTTTGGATAGTGTTGATATTTTCGATCTTTACATCTTTAAAACCACTCTTTTGTACTATCTCACGCAATTCATTTTCATGAAATCCAAAATGGTGTACGCCTGTGTTGTCTGAATGGAATGAGCCGTCTTCACTCTCCAAGTCGGCTATGGCTATGAATCCGCCGTTTTTTATGTTGTTATGGATTGTTTTGAAAAACGCTTCTAAATCTTCTACGTGATGCAGGGTCATTGAGCTGACAATTCCGTCAAACTGCTGTGTGAGCGGCTCTTTTATGATGTCTTGATGTATGGAAATGATGTTGCATTCAGGAGTGTTTTTCTCTTGAAGTTTTGCCAGCATGCCTGCGGAAGTATCGACGCCGCTTACTTGTTTGACATGCTTTGCTATCTCAAAGCCAAGCAGTCCCGTACCTACACCAAAATCTAGTATCTCCATCTCTTTGTTGAGTGGAAATCTTTTTATGATAGCATCGGCAATTACCTTTGCACCATTTACACGGATGTCACCACTGTCCCAGTTCTCTGCTCTTGTGTCAAATGTACTCATTAAAGTTGCTTTATCCAGTAGGGTGCGTACTGCTGTTCCTGTTTTATGGTCGTTGTGCCGCCGTGACCGGGGTAGATAGTTTTGTCGAAGTCCAGTTTTTGAAATTTCTCGAGAGACTTTTTCATATCTTCAGGATTGGAGTATGGAAAGTCTGTGCGACCGATGCTTTTTTCAAATATAAAATCACCGCTGAACATTGCATCGCCTATCTCTATGGTAGAACATCCCGGTGTGTGCCCCGGAAAGTGGCGAAATTTTACTTTGATGCCGTCTATGTCGAACTCTTCGTCATCTTCTACCAAGACATCAGGCGTTGATGGCGGGAGATCCGGCATCCATGAAGATGAGCTTAAAAGCATGGCATCTTCTTTTGGTGTGTAGAGTTTTACGCCAAGATCCTTTTGTAGCTCTGCATTACTCCAAACATGGTCAAAATGACCGTGTGTGTTTAAAATGGCTATGGGGTTTGTGATGTTTTGTTTTACCCACTCGGTTGCATTTACACCGGGGTCTATGATGATATCTTTGCCGTCTTTTGTGACAATGTAGCAGTTCGTTTGATAGACACCCATTGGTTGCACTTTTATTTGCATTTTCATCTCTTTTTTAGTGCAATTATAGCATTATGTGATTATGAAATTTTATAAAGAATTAGAATTAATTTTAGAAGAGAAATCTCCTGCAAAGAAAATAGAGAGATTTCAAAGATTTTATCAATCGTTTCAAGCAGACAGTCTGACCTTTGAAGAAGATTTTACACCAAAAGAGTTTGAAGAGCCTTCGTACAGCGAAGTATGTAAAACAGTGCCGCCGCAAAATGTTCCAAAACGCTCGAATCTCACAAGCAAAGAGGGGCAGATAAACCTGCTGCATGCCGTAGCACATATTGAGTACTCCGCTATCGATCTCGCCCTTGATGCGGCTTACAGATTTCACGGTTTACCGCGTGAATATTATGCTGATTGGCTTGAAGTGGTAGGTGATGAGATTCGCCATTTTTTGATGCTTGAAAAACTCCTGTGTGAGCTTGATGCGGAGTATGGCGATGTGGAGGTGCATGACGCACTATTTGAAGCGAGCCAAAAGACACAGACCTTTTTGGAACGCATGGCGGTTGTACCGCGTTATCTTGAAGCAAACGGCCTTGATGCCACACCGATGATATTAAAGAAGCTCAAAAAACTGCCAAAGAGTGAGATGATAGAGAAGATCATAGAAAATCTGGAGATCATCTTGCGTGAGGAAGTGGAGCATGTCAAAAAAGGGGATGTCTGGTTCAAGTATGCCTGCGTGAGAGAAAATGTAGATGCGAGTATCTATTTTGATATCATCAAAAAATACTATCCACGGGGTTTTTTACGTCCGAATGACTTAAATATAGACGCACGGCGTGAGGCAGGTTTTTCTTGTGCGGAACTTAAAAATATGGCGAAAAGAGAAGTCTGCTGAATTTCTTAAAGAATTATTTGTTACAAAACTTAGATATAATAAACATTGTTAATAATTTTTAAAGGTTTAGTGTAAAAGATGAGTAAATATTCTCAAATAACCGACTATCTTGTCCGCTTTTTAGAAAATGAAGTGACAAAGACGGGACTCAAAAAAGTAGTTGTCGGTTTAAGCGGCGGGCTGGATTCTGCTGTGGTGGCAGTATTGGCACAAAAGGCCTTTAAAGATGATCTGGTATGTGTGAAGATGCCTTCGCAATACTCTTCGCAAAGTTCTCTCGATGATGCGGATGAATTATGTCGTGACTTTGGTTTGCGAAACATCACCTGCTCGATCGAGCCGATGTTGTCGGCTTATGAAGCGATGCATGATGATCTGAACAACCTTCGTAAAGGAAATGTCTCTGCCCGTCTTCGTATGACGACGCTCTTTGATATTTCGGCTTGTGAGAGTGCTTTGGTCTTGGGAACGAGCAATAAAAGTGAACTGATGCTAGGCTATGGAACACTTTATGGCGACCTTGCATCGGCGATCAATCCCATCGGCGATCTTTACAAGAGTGAGGTCTTTGAACTTGCGGAGTATCTCGACGTGAGTGAGTGCATCATTAAAAAGCCGCCTTCTGCTGACCTGTGGGATGGACAGAGTGACGAAGCTGATCTGGGTTACACCTATGCGCAGCTCGATGCGGCAATGAAACTCTATGTCGATGAGAGATGCTCACGTGAGGAGGTCATTGCAAAGGGCATCGATGAAAAGATGCTCGATATGATCATAAAAAGAATTTTTGGGAATCATTTTAAACGTAAAATGCCCGTGATAGCAAAATTGACCTCACGTACACTGGGACATGATTTTAATTATCCAAGAGATATAACCCTATAAAGGAATGAAGATGAAAAAAGAGTTGAAGATACCGTTTAGTAAATATGAAAGTTCACGTGCAGCACACTCCTATGTAAGTGATGCTCTTGACGGTGAAGATGTCAATCAGGTTGCCGAACTAGAAGAAGAGTTTAGTAATTATGTAGGTGCTTCCTATGCTCTTGCTACATCACATGGCACATCGGCTCTGCATTTGGCGATGCTTGCACTTGACTTGAAACGCGGTGATAAGATCGTCTGTTGTGTCAATGCCCATCCAAGTATTCCTGAGGTTGTTCGTCATTTCGATGCTGAACCTGTTTTTATAGACATCGAAGATGTGACTTATAATATGAATCTTGACAAACTTGAAGAGTATCTTGAAGCCAACAGTTCAAAAAAACTTAAAGCTGTCATTATCTCACACCTTGGCGGTGTTACGGTCGATCTCGAACGTCTCTATGCGATGGGCAGACGTTTTGGTGTAAAAATTGTGGAAGATGCTTCTGACGCACTTGGGGCTACATACAAAGGTGAGAAGATAGGATCGACAGGCGGCGACATTGTATGTTTTAACTTCTCTCCGCACTTGAAAAAGAACATCTGTAATGGCGGTATGCTGGTAACGGATGATGATGAGATAATGGAGCGTGCACGTCTGCTTGCCAATCATGCAATGGTACGTGACGAAGATGCACTGGAGTATATCTATGATGTTGTTGATATTGGGAACGATTACTCTTTAAGTCAGCTCAATGCCGCTTATATTCGTGCACAGGTCATGGAGCAGGACAGTAACATCCAAAGACAAAAAGAGATAGCGCAAATGTACTCTGCCGAACTTGATGGCGTGGACCATGTAACCATTCCTGACATGAGTAATGAAGAGAATCCTTTCTCGTTGTATATCATCAAGATAGATAAGAACCGTGACTCTTTTGCTGTTGCTCTGCGTGAGGAGGGCATTGGTACAGGATTGCACTATATTCCGCTTCATCTGTTGAGCTACTACAAAGCGAAATATGCTTTGAGAGTTAATGACTTTCCGGTAGCACTGCGCTCATTTCAACAGGTGCTTTCTCTGCCTATCTATGCAAGTATGAGTGATGATGATGTGAAAACTGTTATCGCTGCGATTAAAAAAATAGCAAAAACAAGAGTATAAACTCCTTTGAAATCTGCAGTCGTCTTTTGGGTTGAAAACTATTTTTACAACCCAAATCTGCTACAAAAACTTCTCTCATTCTTTCTTTTACCCCTTTCCTGGCTCTACTGTTTTGTGATGTATCTGCGATTTAAAACTGCAAAAGCAGAGGATTTTGGCATTCGCATAGTCAGCATAGGTAATCTCACAGTCGGCGGCAGCGGTAAGACACCGCTTGTAACGGCGCTTGCACAAAAGCAGAAAAATCCTGCAATCATTTTGCGTGGATACGGACGGGCGTCTAGCGGCATGATAGTTGTAAAAGATGAAAATGGTATTTTGTGTGATGTCGCAACAAGTGGTGATGAAGCGATGATCTATGCGAAAAAACTTCCTCACGCAACGGTCATTGTAAGCGAAGATAGAAAGCCAGCCATAGTAAAAGCAAAAGAGATGGGCTGTGAGATGGTCTTTCTCGATGATGCTTACTCAAAGCATGACATCAAAAAAGAGGATATCATTATAGATGTCAAAACGACCAACAATTTCTGTCTGCCAAGCGGGCCTTACAGAGAAAGATTATGGAGTAATAAGGAGGCAAAGATAGTCCATGAAGGTGAAGATTTCGTGCGTGAGGTTAAGCTGGTTGGCGGCAGTGATAGAATGTCTCTGGTAACTGCCATAGCCAGACCGCAAAGGCTCGATGCCTATCTGCCTGAAAATCTTGTCGGCAGGCATTACTTTGAAGATCATCACAGTTTTACAAAAGAGGAACTTGAGAAGATCTTAGAAGATGATGGCGCGACATCGCTTCTTGTGACATTTAAAGATTATGTGAAGATAGAAGAGTTTGGAGTGCCGCTTTCACTTCTGGATCTGGAAGTGAAAGTGAATGAAAAAACTTTTAGAGAGTTTGTTTTTTAATAGTTCTGTGAGTAAAGAGTCTCAATCCTATCTCAATAAGAAATGCGAGGAAGAAACCGGCAGCTATAAAATAACCGACATTTGGAATATGTTTGGATGTGTATTG
Proteins encoded in this window:
- a CDS encoding PaaI family thioesterase: MAENEVNEEDLELEDYRDDEEQVFIKTHEKINQDLCGEVIKLEQGYVELRLTTTPEMVADEVGLIHGGFIFSSADYAAMLAVNERNVVLVASDCQFLSPVKFHDEVNFVARVRHKEGRKRNVHVEAFVLDIKVFEGEFKTVVTERHVLKLKLLDDEDKASGTRPEEKE
- a CDS encoding DegT/DnrJ/EryC1/StrS family aminotransferase, with the translated sequence MKKELKIPFSKYESSRAAHSYVSDALDGEDVNQVAELEEEFSNYVGASYALATSHGTSALHLAMLALDLKRGDKIVCCVNAHPSIPEVVRHFDAEPVFIDIEDVTYNMNLDKLEEYLEANSSKKLKAVIISHLGGVTVDLERLYAMGRRFGVKIVEDASDALGATYKGEKIGSTGGDIVCFNFSPHLKKNICNGGMLVTDDDEIMERARLLANHAMVRDEDALEYIYDVVDIGNDYSLSQLNAAYIRAQVMEQDSNIQRQKEIAQMYSAELDGVDHVTIPDMSNEENPFSLYIIKIDKNRDSFAVALREEGIGTGLHYIPLHLLSYYKAKYALRVNDFPVALRSFQQVLSLPIYASMSDDDVKTVIAAIKKIAKTRV
- a CDS encoding ferritin-like domain-containing protein — translated: MKFYKELELILEEKSPAKKIERFQRFYQSFQADSLTFEEDFTPKEFEEPSYSEVCKTVPPQNVPKRSNLTSKEGQINLLHAVAHIEYSAIDLALDAAYRFHGLPREYYADWLEVVGDEIRHFLMLEKLLCELDAEYGDVEVHDALFEASQKTQTFLERMAVVPRYLEANGLDATPMILKKLKKLPKSEMIEKIIENLEIILREEVEHVKKGDVWFKYACVRENVDASIYFDIIKKYYPRGFLRPNDLNIDARREAGFSCAELKNMAKREVC
- a CDS encoding NAD+ synthase, which produces MSKYSQITDYLVRFLENEVTKTGLKKVVVGLSGGLDSAVVAVLAQKAFKDDLVCVKMPSQYSSQSSLDDADELCRDFGLRNITCSIEPMLSAYEAMHDDLNNLRKGNVSARLRMTTLFDISACESALVLGTSNKSELMLGYGTLYGDLASAINPIGDLYKSEVFELAEYLDVSECIIKKPPSADLWDGQSDEADLGYTYAQLDAAMKLYVDERCSREEVIAKGIDEKMLDMIIKRIFGNHFKRKMPVIAKLTSRTLGHDFNYPRDITL
- a CDS encoding tetraacyldisaccharide 4'-kinase; this encodes MKSAVVFWVENYFYNPNLLQKLLSFFLLPLSWLYCFVMYLRFKTAKAEDFGIRIVSIGNLTVGGSGKTPLVTALAQKQKNPAIILRGYGRASSGMIVVKDENGILCDVATSGDEAMIYAKKLPHATVIVSEDRKPAIVKAKEMGCEMVFLDDAYSKHDIKKEDIIIDVKTTNNFCLPSGPYRERLWSNKEAKIVHEGEDFVREVKLVGGSDRMSLVTAIARPQRLDAYLPENLVGRHYFEDHHSFTKEELEKILEDDGATSLLVTFKDYVKIEEFGVPLSLLDLEVKVNEKTFREFVF
- a CDS encoding MBL fold metallo-hydrolase, producing MQIKVQPMGVYQTNCYIVTKDGKDIIIDPGVNATEWVKQNITNPIAILNTHGHFDHVWSNAELQKDLGVKLYTPKEDAMLLSSSSWMPDLPPSTPDVLVEDDEEFDIDGIKVKFRHFPGHTPGCSTIEIGDAMFSGDFIFEKSIGRTDFPYSNPEDMKKSLEKFQKLDFDKTIYPGHGGTTTIKQEQQYAPYWIKQL
- a CDS encoding class I SAM-dependent DNA methyltransferase gives rise to the protein MSTFDTRAENWDSGDIRVNGAKVIADAIIKRFPLNKEMEILDFGVGTGLLGFEIAKHVKQVSGVDTSAGMLAKLQEKNTPECNIISIHQDIIKEPLTQQFDGIVSSMTLHHVEDLEAFFKTIHNNIKNGGFIAIADLESEDGSFHSDNTGVHHFGFHENELREIVQKSGFKDVKIENINTIQKPHRDFGVFLLTAGK